tatatatatatatatatataataactgattttaacCAATTTTAGTGTCTAACTAacatttttgtttattaatatactaattaagagaaagaaaacatttcgataaaaatacttaaaacatctttttttaaagatgtttgttattaactaaaatttaatacatataattgaataaattatattatttttatcaaaattagattagacaaattgatttggtaaaaaaaaatgataaaccaaattttaaaccaatttaaattaatattttttttcaaaaaatgactacaatgaccttattataaaaaatgactaaaatattttattatatatttttttaattttaaaaattctaaattctaatcctataacgacacaaagaaaagaaaatggttagaatttaggattcttaaaatatatatatatataaaataatattttagtcattttttataataaaaatattgtaattatttttataaaaaaatattaatttaaaccgattcaaaatataatttatcgattttttaaacaaattaatttatttaatttaattttaataaaaataatacaatttaattaattatatatattaaattttaattatttaaaaatattttttaaaaaagacgttttaaacGTTTTTATGTAAATGACTCCTTAAGAAAATGGCTGCAAAATTAACTTTTAGTTAGTCAGTTTGTTAACATGCCGAACATGATTTTCTTCCCAGACGTAGCTAATTTTAGCTAACTTTGGCTTgttttaatgataataatgaaCTCTCAATTCTCAAAAAGGCTGGGCTAGACACCATTCTATAATGAGAggacaatttttaaaaaacaaataaaataagaagtTTCTAACATCAACTGGATATGCTTTCAATAGTTGATTAAAGTTCATCACATAGTTCTATTTAATTGCTGGAATAAAAGGAATCCCCTAGCTTGTTccgttttatttaattttcaccATAACAATAGACTAATAAGATATCTATATTACTATAGCTAGGGTATGATCTTCATGCGGCGCAGTTTGTGAACCCAGAATGTGACCCTTTGGAAGGTGTTGGCGTGGCCAAAGAAACCATATTCCTTACTCTTATTCATGCTAGACACATGTTGAAAGTCAAAATGTAAGACGACTTTCAAGGCTTCAAAATATGCAAACTCCTTTAGCTTAGTCTTCACAAGTCCATACTTTTCCACAATCTCATCCCAAATCTCGTCTTTGTCTCTCATAAACTCCACCAAATCAAGCCTATCTTCATCATTCTCATCAAACCCAACAAACTCAACATCAAACAACTCACTCAGCAGTTTCCACATTCTCTTCCACGTAAACAAGTCGCCGTTGGTGCAATTGAACGCTTGGTTCTTGGCGCTGTCCGTAACCGCTGCCCACACGTGCTGCTGTGCTAACACCTCCGAGTCTGTCATGTCGCAAAAATGCTCCCACGTGTACCGTGTTCCTGGGTAACGAAACGGCAACCTAAGGTGGCGGCAAACCGCGGCATAAGCTCCAATCATAACCAGCGTGTTGATTGCACTCCTTGAAGACGCGCCGATTATGATGGAGGAGCGGTGAACGGAGTACGTCAGAGAAGGCGCGTGGGACGCAAGGAGATCCTCCTGAGCGTAGTAGAAGTTTGGGTACGGTAGTCGGGGCATGTCCTCGTGAAACGGGGGATCATGGCTCAAGAGTTGAGTTGACCGGGCCGGGTCAAAAATTGGGCCCATGTAGTGTTTTGTCCCGGTTTGGAGGGTTACGTGGGTGAGGCGGGAAGAACGGGAAGATTCGAGTGTGGTGAGAACGTTGTGGAGCATGGCTTTGTTGGTGGCAATGTTGGCTTCTTCGTCTTCCTGAAACTGAAGAGCCACCCAGAAGAGGTGTGTGACCTCGTGGGCTATGGGGGAGAGGCTGGCTTGTGTGGTGGCGGCATCGACGGCATCGAAGCTGATGAAATCATCCAAGATAGAAGCAGGAAACCAGGTGGCGGGAGGGGGACGGCGGGCTGCTCCGTAAACCTTCCATGGGCCTCCCTTGCAGTCGGGCTTCTTCAAGGCTTGGGCTATGTTAAACCCAACCATACCTGTGACTCCAACTATAAGCGCTACATAATGTTGGTTCTCCATTCTCTGAATACAAAGGAAGTGAATTATTGATGTTTAATTGTTTACTAGTATTAGTATATCTGAAGCTGATATGCTGAAATtactctctctatatatatacactCTCTATCTCCTTCTCAATTGTACATCGAAGAAACCAACTTGGTCGAGTAGTCAGTCAATTTATCAGCTTAAGTTAGTGTTGGGGTTAGAATTTCGCCTTATACATAAGTAGTCAGTCAACTCATCAGCTTAAATAAGTGTTGGGGTTAGGCTTGGTTTGGTAAAGCTTTTTGAAGAGGTATTTGTACTTTTTAAAAGTTCAAGCACCCCATTTTGTGTttagtaaataaaaaagatcatATGTTTGTGCTTGCAGCTTTTAAAAGATcggaatattttttaaagtacCTAAGATAAAGCTTTTTAAAGTTGGCTTgtgcttttcaaaatttaaaagtctaatataacctcgtatgttaactaatttttaaatttaatatttacatttatatctattatagtatttttaaattttaaaagctatTTTATCAAATGCAATTGTTGTTACTTGTGTTtattaaaaacaatttttaatttgatttaccaAATATAAATGCTACCacttttaaaaagttattttttaaaaaatagtttttataagCTACTTTTGAAAAGTAAAAGCTTTACCAAACTAAGCCTTAGAATCTCGCATTGTGTATGCAGTAACTCATTATAGACTCTTAGATGAAGTTCAGATTCGCAACAGATTAGTTCTTGATTTGTTGGATTAGAAGATACCGTAGACaacaaaaaaattgtatattgaatatctttaaaattataagaaaaaaatacacatactttttattagatattttttaaattaagagtGAAATTtgaatacataaaaataaaaatgtgaagactatattatttaactatttgaattataatttattaacttTCAAATAGATATTtagaagatataataaatataaattaaattaaattaataaaaattattaaaactgacaaataataattaaacataTCTTTTGTGTTGCATTGCCTGCCACAAAAGAGGTATGTTTCCTAGAGCCACGAAACTTTCACTCACATGCTTTATCGATTATCGAATCTAGCTGACTTGAAAGAGTAGATATACTGAATGTGGACGACGAGGTTTGGA
Above is a genomic segment from Arachis stenosperma cultivar V10309 chromosome 1, arast.V10309.gnm1.PFL2, whole genome shotgun sequence containing:
- the LOC130935988 gene encoding 3-oxo-Delta(4,5)-steroid 5-beta-reductase-like yields the protein MENQHYVALIVGVTGMVGFNIAQALKKPDCKGGPWKVYGAARRPPPATWFPASILDDFISFDAVDAATTQASLSPIAHEVTHLFWVALQFQEDEEANIATNKAMLHNVLTTLESSRSSRLTHVTLQTGTKHYMGPIFDPARSTQLLSHDPPFHEDMPRLPYPNFYYAQEDLLASHAPSLTYSVHRSSIIIGASSRSAINTLVMIGAYAAVCRHLRLPFRYPGTRYTWEHFCDMTDSEVLAQQHVWAAVTDSAKNQAFNCTNGDLFTWKRMWKLLSELFDVEFVGFDENDEDRLDLVEFMRDKDEIWDEIVEKYGLVKTKLKEFAYFEALKVVLHFDFQHVSSMNKSKEYGFFGHANTFQRVTFWVHKLRRMKIIP